Part of the Mycolicibacterium mageritense genome is shown below.
CCTCGTACTTGACCTCGAGGTCGCTGATCGCGGTTTCCAGCACGGGCGACCAGTTGACCAACCGCTCGGCCTGATAGATCAGGCCGGCATCGAAGAGGCGCTTGAAGATGGTGCGCACCGCGCGCGACAGTCCCTCGTCCATCGTGAAGCGGTCGCGGCTCCAGTCCACGCCGTCACCGAGGCGGCGCATCTGCCCGCCGATGGTGCCGCCGGACTCCCGCTTCCAGTCCCACACCTTGTCGACGAACAGCTCGCGGCCGAAGTCTTCCTTGGTCTTGCCGTCGACGGCCAGCTGCTTTTCCACCACGGTCTGGGTCGCGATACCCGCGTGGTCCATGCCGGGCAGCCACAGCACCTCGAATCCCTGCATGCGTTTGCGCCGGGTGAGCGCGTCCATGAGGGTGTGGTCCAGGGCGTGGCCCATGTGCAGGCTGCCGGTCACGTTCGGCGGGGGCAGCACGATCGAGTACGGCGGCTTGTCGCTCGCGGCGTCGGCGGTGAAGTATCCGGCATCCACCCAGCCCTGGTACAGCTCGGCTTCTACCGCACCCGGATCCCAGGACTTGGGGAGGGCATCGGCGCGGTTGTCAGGGCTGGGAGTCACCGCGCCATTCTAGGAAGGATGCACACGAATCGGCGAAAGCCCCCGTCACCAGGAGTGTTCACCCGGTGATCAGGGGCTCTCGGGACAGCGAACGGGGCTACTTCTTGCCGCCGAGCAGGCCACCGAGGATCTCGCCGATGGCGTTGCCCTGGCCGCCGCCGAGCACGCTGCCGAGGATGCTGCCCAGCGGGTTGTTGCCGCCGGAGGAGCCCTGCGACGCGCCACCCAGGATGCTGCCGAGGATGTCGCCGAGGCCACCACCGGAGGACTGCGCCTGCGCCTGTGCCGGCTCGGCGTTCTTCTGCGCGAACTGCTTGCCGATGTAGGCGAGCACGATCGGAGCCAGGATCGGCAACAGCTGCTTGACGAGGCCGCCGCCGGCGCCTCCGGTGCCCGCCAAAGCCGAGGCCACCGAATCGCTGTTGTTGCCACCGAAGATGTGCGCGACGAGCTGGTCGCCTTCCTTCTCGTCGACGTCGTTGACGTTGACGCCGCCGTCGAGCAGTCCGCTCGCGGCCTGCTGGGTGACCGCCGATTCGAGCTTGCTTGAGTCGATCTCGTTGGATTCGACGTTTTGCTGCAGACCGCCGACGAGCGCCGGGACCAGCGTCTTGATCGCGTTGTTCACCTCGCCTTCATCGGCGCCAAGCTTGTTCGCAATGTCCGCGACAGGGATCTGCGCGAAAAGTTCGTCGAGACCGGCCATTTTTCCCACCTTCGTTGCTGGCGAACTGTGTGCTCGCCGACGACACTAGTCGAATTTGATCTTGTCCCACAGGCGTTCCGCGCGCGCAGATCCGATCAGCCCAGCGCGTCGGTTTCCAGCGTTACCCCCGCCGCAGGCAGCCGCGCCAGCAGCGCCTCACCCATCGCGGCGGCAGGCGTGAGCACGCCGCGAAGCTCCGAAAGTTTGTCGCGATCCTGCGCCAGGGCCAACCCGCACTCCCCCAACAACACCGCGGTGGCCTTGTAGCCCGGGTCGCCCTGCTGCGCCATGGTCGCCACGTAGCGGGCGCCCGACGACGTCGTGGTGTAGGTCTCGACGCGGTAATGCCCCTTCTCGCGGGTCTGTTCGCTGGGGCCGGTGCCGGGCTTGGGCGCCAGCCGCTCGACGAGGGCGGACGGCAACCGGTCGAAGTACCGCCCGCCGAGGCCGAGCGTTACGGCGTTGGATCCGGTCACCAGGGCAGCGGCCACCGGTGCCACGACCGACCGACCAAGGCTCATCTGCTCGGCATACTCGAACCGGCGGCCGTAGGCGTAATCCAGTAAAGCGTTGCTGCGCCGCACGATTCGAGTGTTGGGACCGGCCATCGCAAACGCACCGGTCCAGTATCCGGCCAGTTCGGGAGCGATCTCCGCACCCCTGCGCCACCGCACGTCGGGCTGGCCACCGAGCTCGGGTTCGGCGGCGCGATCCGGGCTCAACGTGTAGGGATCGTTCATCAACCGGCGGGATTCGGGATCTTCCGATGCCGTGCGCAGCACCTCGAACATCGATGCGACCGTGCCGCCCGACACCCCGCCTGCGAAGGTACGGACCACCAGGTTGGTGTCGCCCAGGTCGCCCGCGCCGTCGGCGAGCGCGCGGCGGTACAACGCGTAGACGGTGAGATCGGATGGGACGGAATCGAATCCGCACGAGTGCACGATGCGCGCACCGGTGTCGGCCGCTTGCTTGTGGTGCAGGTCGATGCTGCTGCGGATGAACATCGTCTCACCGGTGAGGTCGGCATAATCGGTGCCCGCCGCGGCACACGCCGCCACCAGCGGCAGCCCGTATTTCGTGTAGGGCCCGACTGTCGTCACCACCACCTGGGTGCGAGCTGCCATGGCGTCGAGGGTCGACGGCGCCGACGCGTCGGCGACGATCAAAGGCCAGTCCTGCGCACCCGCGCCGAGGGTGTCGCGCACCGCGCGCAACCGGTCCTCGGAGCGGCCGGCCAGCGCGATGCAGGTGGTTCCCGCGGCGGTGGCCAGATACTCGGCGGTCAGTTTGCCTGCGAATCCCGTCGCGCCGTACAGCACCAGGTCGAATTCACGCTGCGTCACCGCTCCGACGCTACCCGAGCAGTTCGGGGAGCTGAACCTCCTCGCCGCGCAGATGCCGGCCGAGGAAGGCCGTCACCACCTGGTACCAGATCTTGGCGTGTTGCGGCGCCAGCACCCAGTGGTTCTCGGTCGGGTAGTAGAGGAACCGGTGCGGGCTCTCGCCGTTCTCGTCGGCCGGCAGACCGGATTCGGTGAGCAGTTCGTACCACAGCCGCAGGGCCTCCCCGATGGGCACGCGGTAGTCCCTGTCGCCGTGGATCACCAGCATCGGCGTGTTGATCCGGGCTACGTGCTGATGCGGCGAATTACGTTGTGTCATTTCGGGTGTCATCTCGCGTGCCCACCAGTACGCGCCATCGGTGGTCGGCCCGAACTGGTCGAGCGCCCACAGGCTCGCGTGCGTGACGATCGCGTCGAACCGGTCGGTCTGACCCGCGATCCAGTTGGCCATGTAGCCACCGAACGAACCGCCCATCGCGGCGGTCCTGGACTCGTCGATCCGCGGATGCTCGCACGCGGCGTCGACCGCGGACATGAGGTCGGTATAGGGCTCGGCGCCCCAGGCACCCCAACCGCGCTGGACGAACTGCTGGCCGTAGCCCGTCGACAGCCCCGGGTCCGGCATCAGCACCGCGTAGCCGTGCGCGGTCAGCAGCCACGGGTTCCACCGCCAGTGCCAGGTGTTCCAGCTCCCCAACGGCCCCCCGTGGATCCAGAGCACCAGTTCGGCCGGCTCGTCCCCGGCCGGCAGCGTGAGCCAGGATCTGATCGGGGTGCCGTCGGCCGCGGTGGCGGTCAGCTCGGTGAGGGTTCCGGGGAGTTCGGGCAGATCCACGCACCGCAGTTCGGTCACGGTGCCGTCCGGGTCGAGCCGGACGGGATGCGGCGGCACGGCGTAGGAACTGCGCAGCGCGTAGATGATTCCGCCGGGGGCCGGGCACACATCGGTGTAGGCGTAGTCGTCGTCGGTGAGCTTGGCGACGGCGCCGCTGCGCGGATCGACCGTGAAGATCGGGCGGCGCCCGGCCTCGTCGGCGGTGACGATCAGCGCCGACGAGTCCGCGGCCCATGCCACCGACGCGGGCCAACGATCCCAGGCCGCGGTGAGTTCGACGGGTTCTTCCCCGAAGCGCATGCAGCACAAGGTGATCCGCGGCGCGGTCGTGGGCGTCGAATGGGTCTCCCTGGTGAATGCCACCGCACTGCCGTCGGGCGCGATGGCGGGGTGCTCGAGTTCGGCGCCGGGTTCCTCGGCGATGGTCGTGCGGGTTCCGGTGCCGCGGTCGATCCGGACCAGGATGGAGCGATTGGCCGCACCCGGCCCGGGGACGTGCCACGACGTGACGACGAAGTCACCGTCGGCGCCGACGTCGAAAGCCGTCTCGCGCAACGCCGCACCGGGATGCGTGGTGAGGTCGGTCGGCCCGTCGACGTCGATGAGGTGAGGCTGGTCGGGACCGAGGTCGTGATCCCAGAACCGGACCGGATAACCGGTGTGCAGCACCGCCGACACCGCGTTGTCCTTGCGCCGGCCCCGCAGCGCCTTGTCGTCGGAGATGCTCTCGGCCGACGCCAGTAGCGCCGCGCTGACCACCGTGACGTCGGCGTCCCGCGCGCTCACCGCGCCGCTGACTCCGCCCGGCATGGCCAACTCCACCACGGCCTCACCGCCTGCAGCGGGCAACCGCCACAGCGCTGTGGGCGGCTTGTCCTCGGTGTCTCCCTGCGCCGGACGCGCGGAGAGAAACAGCAGGTCGCCGCCGCTGGTGAACGCCGGCGCGGACTCGCCTTTGGCGCCGTGGGTCAGCCGTCGCGCGGGCTGTTCGCCGCGGGTATCCAATTCCCAGATCGCCGTGACGAATTCAGTGCGTTTGTCGTTGAGCACGCTGACCGTGGTGACCAGTCGCGAACCGTCCGGCGACACCGCCAGCCCCGATACCCGGGGCAGCGCAAGGTATTCGTCGAGATCGTGGAACGGCGTCATGATCACCCACGGTAGCGGCGCCGGGTCAGACCACCTGGGTGACCTGGCCGGTGGTGTCCGCGCGAACCTGCTTGCTGCTCCGGTCGCTGTCGACGTTGATGAACATGATCACGTTCTCGTCGAACGGCAGGTTGCGTTTGATGCTCACGGTCTGCACGGTGCCGTCCTTGACCTCACTCGCCGGGACTGCGGCCTCGATCGCCGTGGCGATGGCGCTCGTCGGGACGTCGGTGATCGCGAACAGATTCTGCTGCAGCGCTTCGGTGTCGTCGTCGTAGTCGACTGGGCGCGACGGCCCGACGGTGCCCGCGGTGTAGCTCCATTGGTTCAGCTCGGTCGGAGCGTTGGGGTCGACGGCCTGGACGGTGAGGGCCGACGGACTGATGGTCATCTCCACCACCTGCATCGGATTCGCGCCGACCTTCTCGGATATCGCCGCGAGGGCATTGTCCATACCTTCCGCGGTGAGCAGGTTCCCCGAAACCGCTTCGGTGATCTTCTCCGTGCCTGAGGACACCACCTTTTCCGCGGCATCCGAGGCGACATCCCTGAGCTCGGTGACCTTCGAGCAGCCGCTCAGTGCAGAAGCTGCGATCGCCGCAGCGGTGAGCGTGATGCCGAAGCGGGTGAATCTCATCAGTTCTCTCATTCTGTTCTGTTGTCGGGTCGGCAACAGCGTGCCGCCGCGAGCACGCTACCGATCCCAACTCCGGTAGTGGGAACCACCTTTGGTTACTGTCGACGGATGGCAGCGCCGATGCTCGTGGTGGGGGCCGGGATCACGGGCCTCGCGACGGCCGTCGCCCTCCAGCGGCGCGGATTCGAGGTGAGCGTCGTCGAGGCGCGTGCCGACGTCTCGTCCGGCACCGGAATCAGCATCTGGCCCAACGCTCTTGCGGCGCTCGACGAGATCGGGTTGGGCGACGCGGTGCGCGCCGCGGGCGGCCGCGTCACGGCGGGGGCAGTGCGCTGGCACGACGGCACGTGGCTGCGGCGCCCGGCGGCGGACCGCATGGTCCGCGCCCTGGGTGAGCCGCTCGTGGTGATCCGCCGAGCCGCCCTCACCGGCATCCTGACGGCGGCCCTGCATCCGGGCACGGTCGAGTACGGGGTTGCCGTGCAGACAATCGACGCCGACGGCACCCGGGTGGAGTTGACCGACGGCTCCGTCCGGACCGCTGCGGCGGTGATCGGCGCGGACGGCGTCGATTCGGTGGTGGCCCGCCATCTCAACGGGCCGTTGCCCCGCCGCTACGCGGGCTATACCGCGTGGCGCGGTGTCGCCGAACACGTCATCGCCCCGGAGTTGGCGGGCGAGACCATGGGCGCGGGCATCGAAGTCGGTCATGTCCCCCTCGGACTCGACCACACGTATTGGTTCGCGACGCAACGCGCACCGCAGGGCCAGGTCGCCGTGCGCGGCGAGCTGGCGCACCTGCGGCAGCTGTTCGGCGCGTGGGCGGAGCCCATCCCGACACTGCTCGCCACCACGGAGCCCGACGAGCTGTTGCGCAACGATCTCTACGATCGGGTGCCGGCCCGGCATTGGGCGCGTGGACGCGTGGTGGTCGCCGGGGACGCCGCTCACCCGATGCGCCCGCATCTGGGGCAGGGCGGGTGTCAGGGCCTCGAGGATGCGGCCGTCCTCGCCGCGTTGGTCGGCCGGGAGAGGGATGTGGCCGCGGCGTTCGAGCGGTTCGAGTCACGACGGCGCCGCCGGGTTTCGGCGATCGTGCGCGAATCACGGATGATCGGCCGCATCGTGAACCTGCGTCCCGCAGTTCTCAGCGCCGTGGCGGCACGCGCCACCGTGCTGGTTCCCGAGCCGGTGCTCACCCGGCATCTGGCATCCATCGCCGCGTATTCGGCGTTCCAGCCGGTGCGGTGACGCTCAGCGAGGGGTTCCGAGAGCGGTCAGCGGGCCGAGCAGCGACGAGCACAGCTGGCGCAGGTCGACGATGCCGAGCACACTGCCGGGCCTGACCGCGCCGCATCCCGTGGGGGCGGTCGCGGCGGGAGCACCCCATCCGGCCGGGGCGCCGCCCTGCGCGCCGCACTTCGGCCACGCTCCGATGCCCTGCGTGGCCAAGACGTTCTCGGCGACCCGGATCTGTTCTTCGCGCGTAGCGGTGGCCGGCGACCCGACACCGCCGTGCGCGGCCCACGTGGTCGGCTTGAACTGCAATCCGCCGTAGTGGCCGTTGCCGGTGTTCGTCGACCAGTTGCCGCCGGACTCGCATTGAGCGATGGCGTCCCAGTTGACCGTGTCGGCGTTCGCGGTCGCCATGGCGGAACCGGACAGCGTCATCGGGGCCAGTGCGAGCGCGCCGCTCACTGCGGTGAGCCAGAAACCCCTGGTTACAGCCCTACGAATGGTCATCTCGCGGTCCTTCCCCGACCTTCGACACCAGGACCGACACCAGCGAGATCACGTTTCTGCATCAGCGCGGTCACTGTTTACGTCGTGTGACCAACCTCACCTGTTACAGGGGTGGCGAAAGTTTTTTTCGAGGCTTGAGCAACGCTTGATCCTCATGAGTCCGGTCGGGCCCATGGGGCGAGGCAGCAAGGAGTGGAACAAGAGAAAGCAAACGGCACCGGGGCGAACCCGGTGCCGTTGCGAGCCAGAATCCTGGCGGAAATATCGATCGGCTAGCCGCGCTTACCGCACACCGGCCACGCGCCGATGCCCTGCGAGCGCAGCACGTTCTCGGCGACGCGGATCTGCTCCGAGCGCGACGCATTGTGGGGCGAACCGGACCCACCGTTGGCACGCCAGGTGCTCATGGTGAACTGCAGGCCGCCGTAGTACCCGTTACCGGTGTTGATCGCCCAGTTGCCGCCCGATTCGCAGGCCGCAACGGCGTCCCAGTTAACGCTGTCCGCATTGGCGGTGCCGGCGCCCAGCGCGATCGGAGCAACAGCGAGCGCTCCGGCGATGATGCCCAGCCCAAACGTCTTGCGGATGTTCTTCACTTCATTCCTTTCGCCAAGCGCGCGCCATCGGCACCCGCTCACGCGGGCGCGACTGCCGGAATCCGGGCAGGAGGAGTTGGTTCGTGCCGTCTCGGTCAGGCACGAAAGGGGTGGCCAGAACGCCCTGCCGGGACCGCGTCCCGGCTCCCGCTTGGGCGCTGTCGCCGCCGCGGCCCCACTCACACGCAGGTTCGTGGTTTTGAAATTATTTGCTCCGTTTCGGAGACGTCAGGGACGGTACAAAGGTCTCGAACAGAAGTCATATCGATCTACAAGCGATAGCGGAAAGATCACGAGCAGATAACGAGACGATGAGAGAATCGTTTATGCAGGTCAACTCTTACTTTTGCGGATCGGGCGATTGACCAGCGCCGCGTACCAAACGTGAGGTATATCACCGGCATTTTGTGAGCTGGGCCACCAGAATTCGCCGAACCGTCCGCCGAGTTGGCGCCCACCTCGACCCAAAAGCGCTGGTAGATGCCATCAGCGAGTGTTATCGTGCGCCGACCAGGTCAACAGTTCGCTGCAGCACAACAGCCACGACGCCTCGCAGTAGAACCCAATTCTGCTGCCCGACAGAGTATTACGACTCGACGACGGGAAGCGCGAGGTGCGGCGTCACGGTTGCCCATCCGCTGCCGTTGGCAGGTATAGCATTGTGTATCAACAGTTTTCACGAGCACACAACAGTCGCGCAACGCCCGCGACAGTGCCGGCCCGCGACCCGACCGCCACACGGCGACGGCCACCTCGCCAAAATGCGACCGTGATCACCGGTTCTTCGGTGCTTTTTCCTTGGTTTCTCGTGGCGGAAATGCCCACGATTCCAGCGCAATCACCCAGTTTCAACGTGAAAACCGCTTGATGCCAACGGTTTTCGATTCCCACCCGCGGAGGTGCGGGATGCGCCCAGGCGGATTCGCGAATGGCGGGGCGGAATTCTGACAGAGAGTTAGATGAACGAAGTATTGCTGATTAATATCGGAACGATAAATTCACTCTGAGAACGTGTCGAATTCGCAATTTGCTGGGCGGTGCACAGCCGTTCGGGCGAGGCTCAGCTGAGGTCTGCTGCGGTGTTGACGTTGGTCAACGAACGCTGGTCGGCGGGCAGCACGATGCGTTGAGTGTCGACAGTCTCGGCCAGCGCGCGCATGCTGCGCTCCCCGGCGGCCACGAGGGACGCGATCTGCTCGGTCAGCGCGCTGCGATAGATACCGGCCAGGTAGTGGTCGCGACCGTCCCAGGGCAACACGATGTCTGCCCCCAGTCGCACCGCTGGGCCGGCCAGTTCGTCGATGAGGTCGGCCGACAGGTACGGCATGTCGACCGCGCAGACGAACGCGAGCTCACGCCCGGCTGCCCCGGCCGCACGCAAGCCGCGCCCGGTCGCGACGAGCGGGCCGACACCGCGCACGTCGTCACGCAGGATCTGCGCATCGACATGCGGCAGCGGCTGGCCGGGAGCGGCGATGACGAAGACCGGATCGCACCGGACCCGCACGGCCGCGACCACCCGCTCAAGAAGCGTCGAACCTTCGAAGGGCAACGTGGCCTTGTCCCGTCCCATGCGCCGGGATGCCCCGCCTGCCAACACCACTGCAGCCAACGGGATGGGGTGCGTCACCCCTACAGAACTTAGTCCACAGTCCAGGTGTCTTTGCCGCGAAGCAGCGATTGCAGTGCGGTCGTGTCGTACGGTTTGGCCGCACGTGCGTCGGCCACCTGCTGGCGGGCGGCGTCGTCGTAGGTGGGCTTGTTCACCTTGCGGAAGATGCCCATGACCATGTGGTCGAGGTTCTGCTCGCTCAACCGCGACAGCGCGAACGCGTAGGCGGGATCCTCGACCTCGGCGTTGTGCACCACGATCTCGTCGGCCGCGACGTCGGCGGTCTTGGCGACCTCCAACCCGTAGCCGGACTTGACCACGCAGTACTCGCCGTCGGCGCCGAAGACGATCGGCTCACCGTGGCTGAGGTTGATCAGGCGCTCCTCGGCGCCTTCCTTGCGCAGCGCATCGAACGACCCGTCGTTGAAGATCGGGCAGTCCTGCATGATCTCGACCAGGGCAGCGCCGCGGTGTTCGGCGGCGCCGCGCAGTACCTCGGTCAGGCCCTTGCGGTCGGAGTCCAGCGCCCGGCCGACGAACGTGGCCTCGGCGCCCAGCGCCAGCGACACGGGATTGAACGGGTAGTCCAGCGAACCCATAGGGGTCGACTTGGTGATCTTGCCGGTCTCGGAAGTCGGCGAATACTGCCCCTTGGTCAGGCCGTAGATCCGGTTGTTGAACAGCAGGATCGTGATGTTGATGTTGCGGCGCAGCGCATGGATCAGGTGATTGCCACCGATGGACAGCGAGTCACCGTCACCGGTGACCACCCACACCGACAGATCCGGGCGGGCCAGGGCCAGGCCCGTCGCGATGGTGGGGGCGCGCCCGTGAATCGAGTGGAAACCGTAGGTCTCCAGGTAGTACGGGAACCGGCTCGAGCAGCCGATGCCGCTGATGAACGCAATGTTCTCGCGGCGCAGGCCGAGCTCCGGCAAGAAGTTGCGAATGGTGTTGAGGATGACGTAGTCACCGCACCCGGGGCACCACCGGACCTCCTGGTCACTGGTGAAGTCCTTGCCCTTCTGCGGGGTGTCGGTCGTGGGCACCAGCGCGGTCTTGGTCAACGGGGCTTCGCTGAGCCCCAGATCCGTGCCAATCAGGTCAGTCATGCGTTCGCTCCCACAGCGTTCGACTCGGTAGGTTCCTCGATGGTGGCCGCCGCCAACCGCGCGAACTTGGCCTTGTCCGCTTCCTTCTCACCGAGCGTGCCGTCCAGCGCCGCGTCGATGATGCCCTCGACCTCATCAGCCAGGAACGCCATGCCCTCGACCTTGGTCACCGACTGCACGTCGACGAGGTAACGGCCGCGCAGCAGCAAGGCCAGCTGGCCGAGGTTCATCTCCGGCACTACGACCTTGGGGTAGCGCCGCAGCACCTCACCGAGGTTGGCCGGGAACGGGTTGAGGTGACGCAGGTGGGCCTGGGCCACCTTGATGCCCTTGCGCCGGGCACGCCGGCAGGCCTCGCCGATGGGGCCGTACGAGCTGCCCCACCCGAGCATCAACAGTTCGGCGTCGCCGCTGGGATCGTCGACCTCCAGATCGGGCACCGTGATACCGGCGATCTTCTCCTGGCGCAGCCGGACCATGAGGTCGTGGTTCTTGGGCTCGTACGAGATATTGCCCGAACCGTTGGCCGCCTCGAGGCCGCCGATGCGGTGTTCCAGACCCGGTGTGCCCGGCACGGCGAACTGGCGGGCCAGGGTCTCCGGATCGCGCGCATACGGCTGGAACGGCTCGCCCGACTTCGCAAACGTGTGCTCGATCGGCGCATACGTGCTGACATCCGGGATCCGCCACGGTTCGGAGCCGTTGGCCACCGCGCCGTCGGACAGGATGATCACCGGCGTGTGGTAGTCGACCGCGATCCGGGCGGCCTCCACGGCGATGTCGAAGCAATCCGACGGTGACCGCGGCGCCAGCACGGCGACCGGTGACTCACCGTTGCGGCCGAACAGCGCCTGCAGCAGGTCGGCCTGCTCGGTCTTGGTGGGCAGGCCGGTCGACGGGCCGCCGCGCTGCACGTCGATGACGATCAGCGGAAGCTCGGTCATCACCGCGAGACCGATGGCCTCCGACTTCAGCGAGACGCCGGGGCCCGACGTGCTGGTGACGCCCAGCGCGCCACCGTACGACGCGCCGATGGCGGCTCCGATGCCGGCGATCTCGTCCTCGGCCTGGAACGTGAGGATGTTGAAGTTCTTGTGCTTCGAAAGCTCGTGCAGGATGTCGGACGCCGGGGTGATCGGGTAGGTGCCCAGCACCACCTGAACACCCGCGAGCTGACCGGCCGTCACGATGCCGTACGCGAGCGCCGTGTTGCCCGAGATCTGCCGGTACTCACCGGACGTGAGCTTGGCGGGCGACACCTCATAGGTGGTCGCGAATGCCTCGGTGGTCTCGCCGTAGTTCCAGCCGGCCTTGAGCGCCAGCACGTTGGCCTCGGCGACATCGGGCTTGCGGGAGAACTTCTCCCGGATGAACGCCTCGCTGTGTTCCAGCTCGCGTCCGTACATCCAGGACAGCAGGCCGAGCGCGAACATGTTCTTGGCGCGCTGACCGTCCTTCTTGGTCGCGCCGATCTCCTCGACCGCGCCGAGCGTGAGGGTGGTCATCGCGACCGACTGCACGACGTAGTCGGACAGCTCGTCGGTCTCCAGCGGGTTGGCGTCGTATCCGACCTTCGCGAGGTTGCGCTTGGTGAACTCGTCGGAGTTGGCGATGATCAACCCGCCGCGCGGCAGATCCGACACGTTGGCCTTGAGGGCCGCGGGGTTCATCGCGACGAGAACGTCGGGGCGGTCACCGGCGGTGAGGATGTCGTAGTCCGCGATCTGGATCTGGAACGACGACACCCCGGGCAGCGTGCCCTGTGGAGCCCGGATCTCGGCGGGGTAGTTCGGCTGCGTGGCCAGGTCATTACCGAACAGCGCGGCCTCGGAGGTGAACCGGTCACCGGTCAGCTGCATACCGTCGCCGGAGTCGCCGGCGAAGCGGATGACAACCTTCTCCAGCTTCTGCCGCGGCGCGGCACCATTGCCGTTGCCGTTCTCACCCACGGCTACCGCCTTTCACGCGCATTTCGACCACGTCTTTCCGATCCGTCACCGGGCCCGTCATAGGGAACACTGCCGGGGAGGGCCATCGGTTCAAGCGTGGGTCAAAATTTTGATGTCACTAGCAGTACCGATTATTGCACTGTTCTTAGGCTGGGCTTTACCGCGGCCGGGTCCGACACGCGGCGCAGCTGCAACCGAAGATGCTGCTCATGGACGTGAAGAACGACGACTTGAGACACAAGTGTGGTTTTCGTCACGTTCAGGAGAACGACATTCTCTAAGGAAAAGCTACCCGCGGGTAGCTGGTGGCTAGCACTCGTCGGTGCGTTCTTGACACCCGTCGAGTCAGGCCGTCGACCTGCGGTTACGCCCGTCGGCGGGGCGGCGCGCGGTACCCACGTGTACTCGCTTGTCGAGCTCACGCGCGACGAGTTCACTGGCCCGTTCCGCGGCGAGCCGGGGGTCGGCACCGGCTGCCCGATTGGCGACATAACAGGCCGTGAACATGTCACCCGCGCCCGTCGTCTGGACATCCATCACGCGCCACGCCGCGGGCACGCGGACCACCGTGCCCTCGAGATAGATCACGCAGCCTTCCGAGCCGTAGGTCACGACGATCTCCGGCACGCCGAGTCGCTCGGCGGTCGATGCGTCGAACTCCCCGTCGGCGACCACGACGGCTTCGTCCTCGGCGAGCTTGAGCACATCGAGGTGCGTCAGCAGATCGCGCGGAAAGTGCCGGT
Proteins encoded:
- a CDS encoding 2-oxoacid:acceptor oxidoreductase subunit alpha, with the protein product MGENGNGNGAAPRQKLEKVVIRFAGDSGDGMQLTGDRFTSEAALFGNDLATQPNYPAEIRAPQGTLPGVSSFQIQIADYDILTAGDRPDVLVAMNPAALKANVSDLPRGGLIIANSDEFTKRNLAKVGYDANPLETDELSDYVVQSVAMTTLTLGAVEEIGATKKDGQRAKNMFALGLLSWMYGRELEHSEAFIREKFSRKPDVAEANVLALKAGWNYGETTEAFATTYEVSPAKLTSGEYRQISGNTALAYGIVTAGQLAGVQVVLGTYPITPASDILHELSKHKNFNILTFQAEDEIAGIGAAIGASYGGALGVTSTSGPGVSLKSEAIGLAVMTELPLIVIDVQRGGPSTGLPTKTEQADLLQALFGRNGESPVAVLAPRSPSDCFDIAVEAARIAVDYHTPVIILSDGAVANGSEPWRIPDVSTYAPIEHTFAKSGEPFQPYARDPETLARQFAVPGTPGLEHRIGGLEAANGSGNISYEPKNHDLMVRLRQEKIAGITVPDLEVDDPSGDAELLMLGWGSSYGPIGEACRRARRKGIKVAQAHLRHLNPFPANLGEVLRRYPKVVVPEMNLGQLALLLRGRYLVDVQSVTKVEGMAFLADEVEGIIDAALDGTLGEKEADKAKFARLAAATIEEPTESNAVGANA